In bacterium, a single window of DNA contains:
- a CDS encoding carbon-nitrogen hydrolase family protein yields the protein MAAGSLRLAVAQPRTVVNPDAEVNVARAVELAARAADLGADVILFPEGYPGPVLGKPRDTYEAAEAMAAAAADHHISVCWSRMERCADGNFRLVVYAVDRGGRQLLRYERAHPATLPPDEARVWVAPGPDLALFEMDGVRMGIVVCSELWIPEPTRVLALRGAQVILSPAGGGFTSLTDNWQTIVRARAIENLCYVAMTNNIWRDEVGAAMIAGPEYVLVNSGTEELLLANLDLDRVEWLRAQDDSMVEPKAFSSIPGLLRARRPELYEDLVKPGPDLYDFHTPRESG from the coding sequence ATGGCGGCGGGATCTCTCCGGCTCGCCGTTGCGCAGCCGCGCACGGTGGTGAATCCCGACGCAGAAGTGAACGTTGCCCGGGCGGTGGAGCTGGCCGCCCGGGCAGCCGATCTCGGGGCCGACGTGATCCTTTTCCCCGAGGGATACCCGGGCCCGGTGCTCGGTAAGCCCCGGGACACGTACGAGGCGGCGGAGGCCATGGCGGCCGCGGCGGCGGACCACCACATCTCCGTGTGCTGGAGCCGCATGGAGCGGTGCGCCGACGGGAACTTCCGCCTCGTGGTCTACGCAGTGGACCGCGGGGGGCGGCAGTTGCTCCGCTACGAGCGGGCGCATCCGGCCACCCTCCCGCCCGACGAAGCGAGGGTCTGGGTGGCGCCCGGCCCCGATCTGGCCCTGTTCGAGATGGACGGGGTCCGCATGGGGATCGTGGTGTGCTCGGAGCTTTGGATACCCGAGCCCACGCGGGTGCTCGCGCTACGAGGCGCCCAAGTGATCCTGTCCCCGGCGGGAGGCGGCTTCACCTCGCTCACTGACAACTGGCAGACCATCGTCCGCGCAAGGGCCATAGAGAACCTCTGCTACGTGGCCATGACCAACAACATCTGGCGCGACGAGGTCGGCGCCGCCATGATCGCCGGTCCCGAGTACGTGCTGGTCAACTCCGGTACCGAGGAGTTGCTGCTGGCCAATCTGGACCTCGACCGGGTGGAGTGGCTGAGGGCGCAGGATGACTCGATGGTCGAGCCGAAGGCATTCTCCTCCATACCCGGCCTGCTCCGGGCCCGCAGACCGGAACTGTACGAGGACCTGGTAAAGCCCGGACCCGACCTCTACGACTTTCATACACCTCGCGAGTCCGGATGA